The proteins below come from a single Elgaria multicarinata webbii isolate HBS135686 ecotype San Diego chromosome 11, rElgMul1.1.pri, whole genome shotgun sequence genomic window:
- the LOC134405886 gene encoding olfactory receptor 6X1-like encodes MENETFVNKFILLGFPTLQKWHLSLFVLILTVYILTLAGNGLIIIIIRVSQQLQTPMYFFLSNLSFLEIWYTTTVIPKMLETFLTARTTICLHCCLVQSFFHFFLGITEFLILSAMSFDRYIAICKPLHYTTIMSRKLCSLLALGSWLLGFVIIFSQAALLLKLPFCAGNIIDHYYCDIGPILKLACADTSLIEFLGLLGTITIIPSSFLFTVISYIYIISTILRIPSRKGQQKAFSTCASHLTVVTILYGAVLFMYSKPTAHSSFSINKVISVLNTVLTPLLNPFIYTIRNKEVKAALRKAIKCRKSGHAQICLEIGMTVDTWISSHGADIEGFV; translated from the coding sequence ATGGAGAATGAGACATTTGTGAACAAATTCATTCTCCTTGGCTTCCCAACTCTTCAGAAATGGCATCTGTCACTGTTTGTGCTCATCCTTACTGTATACATCCTCACCTTGGCAGGGAATGGCCTCATCATTATAATCATAAGGGTCAGCCAGCAGCTTCAGACCCCAATGTATTTCTTCCTGAGCAATCTCTCATTCCTCGAGATCTGGTACACAACCACGGTCATCCCTAAGATGTTGGAAACATTCCTGACAGCCAGGACAACCATCTGCCTTCACTGCTGCCTGGTTCAGTCCTTCTTTCACTTCTTCCTCGGCATCACTGAGTTTCTCATACTGTCTGCCATGTCCTTCGATAGGTACATTGCCATATGCAAGCCTTTGCATTACACCACAATTATGTCCAGAAAGCTCTGCTCTCTACTGGCACTGGGCTCTTGGTTACTAGGATTTGTAATCATCTTCAGCCAGGCAGCTTTGCTActgaagctgccattttgtgctggtAACATCATTGACCATTACTACTGTGACATCGGTCCCATTTTAAAACTGGCCTGTGCTGACACCAGCCTCATTGAGTTCCTGGGTTTATTGGGAACCATCACCATAATCCcaagttcttttcttttcactgtgATCTCCTACATCTACATCATCTCAACCATCCTGAGGATTCCCTCCAGGAAAGGACAACAGAAAGCCTTCTCCACTTGTGCTTCCCATCTCACAGTGGTCACAATTTTGTATGGAGCTGTGCTGTTCATGTACTCAAAACCAACAGCACACTCTTCTTTCAGCATTAATAAAGTAATCTCCGTACTCAATACAGTGTTAACCCCATTGCTGAACCCTTTCATCTACACTATACGGAACAAAGAGGTGAAAGCTGCTTTAAGGAAAGCTAT
- the LOC134405887 gene encoding olfactory receptor 6X1-like, translated as MNTSTVTEFILLGIPFLRGLHTVFFVVGLFMYMVTIVGNGFILIIVVIEPRLQTPMYIFLSNLAFLEICYTTTVVPKMLQTLVTTRTTISFTCCMAQGFFHFILGSTELFILTAMAFDRYLAICKPLQYRMIMTKHVCIQMSLATWYVAFIFMFFPSLYVWRMPFCGPNIVDHFYCDIGPILNLACTDTHLMESLGLLSSVLIVITTLILIIVSYIFIISSILHIPSAVGQKRAFSTCTSHLTVVSILYGALVFMYVRPNVHSSSRLTRVLAVLNTILTPMLNPFIYTIRNKDVKEAVWSAINKKKASSKQTLLKTFVPKD; from the coding sequence ATGAATACATCAACAGTGACTGAATTTATCCTACTGGGAATTCCTTTTCTACGTGGACTGCATACAGTCTTCTTTGTGGTGGGTTTATTCATGTACATGGTGACCATCGTAGGGAATGGGTTCATCCTCATCATTGTGGTGATTGAGCCAAGACTTCAAACACCAATGTACATCTTCCTGAGCAACCTGGCCTTTCTGGAGATCTGCTACACCACAACCGTTGTACCAAAGATGCTACAGACGCTAGTAACAACACGGACCACTATTTCTTTCACTTGCTGTATGGCCCAAGGCTTCTTCCATTTCATCTTGGGGAGTACAGAACTTTTCATCCTCACGGCAATGGCCTTTGACCGCTATTTGGCCATATGCAAGCCACTTCAATACCGAATGATTATGACCAAGCATGTTTGCATTCAGATGTCCTTGGCTACCTGGTATGTAGCATTCATATTTATGTTTTTTCCATCTCTCTATGTATGGAGGATGCCTTTCTGTGGGCCCAACATTGTTGACCATTTCTACTGTGATATTGGTCCCATCTTAAACCTAGCCTGTACAGATACTCACCTCATGGAGTCTCTGGGACTGTTGTCCTCTGTCCTGATTGTCATCACAACCTTGATCCTCATCATTGTGTCCTACATTTTTATCATCTCCAGCATCCTTCACATTCCTTCAGCTGTGGGACAGAAAAGGGCATTCTCCACTTGTACATCACACCTGACTGTGGTGTCCATATTGTATGGAGCCCTTGTCTTCATGTATGTGAGACCCAATGTCCATTCCTCGTCTCGCCTAACAAGAGTACTTGCGGTGTTGAACACCATTCTCACCCCAATGCTTAATCCTTTCATATACACAATCAGGAACAAAGATGTCAAAGAAGCTGTCTGGAGTGCAATCAATAAAAAAAAGGCTTCCTCAAAAcagacacttttaaaaacatttgtgccCAAAGATTAG